Genomic window (Acidobacteriota bacterium):
CAGGATCTTGATGCAAATCGAGAAGGCCGCCGTCTTCCCCGTAAGACGTGCGGCCCTCTGTGGGACTTGCCCCAGAATCAAAATGCCCCTAAGCCAAGATTTCCGTCAGCCTTCCGAGGAAATGTTTCTCCACCTGGCTGATGCCATGATCGACATCCATCAGCGAGCGGTCGCCTGCGGAAGAGGCCACCTTGTGGCAGCGATCCAGCATTTTGCGCTTGAGCGCAGTTCGCTCCTTTACCGTGAGGTTGTCGAGCGAAATGTTTATGAGGTCGAGACAATGGTCGAAATACTGAAGGCTCGGCTGATAGCTGAGCCATTCGTCGATCACAACATTGAATCGATGGCGTTCATCGATGCCGTCCTCGCGCGCCGCTTCAAAGATCAGCTGCTTTTCGCGCGGCGAAACCGCGCCGCAAACCCACGCCGTTTGGATCAGCGGGGTAAGGAAGAGGAGGCTTGCCTCCTCTTCTGCCAATTCGCCTCCGGCATCTATGTCTCTGAATAATTCCGTTTTCCTTTTCATATCATCTGCTCCTTGTGTCTATCGAAGTTATGCCTCGTCCGCTTTTGGCCTCTTTGGAAAAAGAAGCGAAACAGCGATCGATGCGGCTATCACCGAGAGTATGAATCCCAGCGAATAAGAAATGGGAAACTTCCCGCCAAACGCGTCGTTTAACCAAACCATCTTGAGTCCAACGAAGATCAGCACGACCGACAGCCCGTATTTCAGCAAGTAGAATTTATCCACCGCCCCTGCAAGCATGAAATACATTGCCCTGAGGCCGAGGATCGCGAATATGTTCGAGGTGAAAACGATGAAAGGCTCGTTTGTGAGCGCGAAGATCGCCGGAACGCTGTCGACGGCGAAAATGACGTCGGTAAGCTCCAAAAAGAGAAGCGCGATAAAGAGCGGCGTCGCAAAAAGCTTGCCCTCTTCGCGGATAAAGAATTTCGGTCCGTGGAGTTGGGGCGTGACCGGAATAAACTTCTTGAAGAGCCTGATCAGGAGATTTTTCTCCGGCTCGATTTCTTTTTCGGAAACGAGCATCATCTTGATCCCGGTGATGATCAGGAACGCGCCGAAAATATAGATCACCCACTGAAACTGCATCAGCCAGGAGCCCGCGGCGATAAAGATCGCGCGGAACAGGAGCGCGCCGATGATGCCATAGAACAGCACTCGGTGCTGGTATTTCGCCGGAATGGCAAAATAGGCGAAAACCATCACGAAGACAAAGATGTTGTCCACCGAGAGCGACTTTTCAACGACATAGCCCGTCAAGAATTCGAGCGAAAGCCGACTCCCAATCTCGTCGCCAAATTTTGCCGCCGAATAATAGTAGAAAAGAAGATTGAAGATCAGAGCCAGAGAAACCCAGACGATGCTCCAGATCGTGGCCTCCTTAAAGGAAACCTCGTGGGCTTTTCTCTGGAAAACGCCCAGATCGAGCGCGAGCATCGCCAAAACGAATGCCGTGAAACCAAGGTAGAGCCACCAATATTCCGCTAATGGAAAATACATTTTTTACCCCTTTGATATCTTTTCCTCTTCGATCGAGGATTTTCTTAACGGCCCGCTTCAGCCCTTTTCTTCGGTCTTTTAGGATTGCTGTAGTTAACGCCGTTGCCTTTGTACCCACTTCCGAGGAGATCCTTAAGAAACAGCTCCGCGAATCTTCCGGGAAATATCCATCCGCCGCCTTCGAACAACCGCTGGAAAACCGCGATTGAACGATTTCGTCAACAAACCGGCTCCCGGGCAACAGAAAAAGACCTTCTGCAGCAGATTGTTACAAATGCCACAAAAGGTCTCGGAAATTTACCTGGCGCGCCGAATCACCCTGGCGTGGATGATTGTATTGACGGTTGCGCCAAACCTGGAAAGGCTTCCTACTCCCCCTTCAAACGAATTGTCAGGACTAGACTAAGTAATCTTTACAAAAAAGTCAAGTATGAAGATAAACTGAAGCGGTTTCGCAAAATGTTCCCGCGCGATCCAACGACGATGGCGTCTTTGGATCCGCTGCGATGAGGCAGTTCGGAGCCTTTTTAGTGGGTTTTGCCGGACTAGAACCGCCCGGCAAGACACGCTTCGATTCGGCAACGGGTTCAACTTCCTTGCGCTCCCTGTAAACAGCTTTTCGACGACAAAGACTTTCGGCTTCAATTGCAGAATAGAATTCCCTGCGATCGAAGAATATAATTTCAAGGAGAGTCTGAAATAACTGCGAGAGCGCGACATCCGGCCGCTTTGAAGGTTTTTTTTGATTTTCACGTCGACGACATCGGGCGCGAGAGATCGGATTCAGCCGGGAGAGATTTATGAAAATACAGAAATTGAATGCTTTGCTGGTACCGCTGCTCTTCGCCGCTTTGGCAATCCAGGGCTTCGGCCAAACCGTCAATAAGTCACCCGTAGAAACCGCGAATTCGGTTGGCAACGGGTATGCTTTAACAGTCGAACCGATCGCCGTTGCAGGTTTCAACGGACTTCAATCATTTGCAGTTGCCCAATATGCGGGCAAATGGTTGTTGATCGGCGGGAGAACCGACGGACTCCACCGACGACGGCCGTTCGAGTCGTTCGCGGTCAGCGGAAACAACACGTGCATCCTGGTCATCGATCCCGAAACCAAACGAAGTTGGAGTTCCGCCGTCAATGATTTGCCTGCCGCTTTGAAAGAGCAGCTGCAATCCACGAATATGCAGTTTATCCAACGCGGAAAAACTCTCTATCTGATCGGCGGTTATGGATACAGCAACACGGCCGGCGATCACATCACGCATAATAAATTGACGGCCGTAAAGGTCGATTGTCTGATTTCGGCGGCTCAAAAAGGCAATGCGGATCCGTCGTGTTTCCGGCAGATCTCAGATCCGGTCTTTGCATTGACCGGCGGGCAGATCGGGAGAATCGGCGAGACTTACTATCTGGTCGGCGGCCAGAAATTCGTCGGGCGCTACAATCCGATGGGTCCCGACCACGGACCGGGTTTTTCCCAACAATACAGCAATCAGATCAGAAAATTTCGGATCAACGACGACGGAATTGAACTGAAAATTGAGAACTTCGTTGCGATCACGGATGAAGCGAATCTGCATCGCCGCGATTTCAATATGCTGCCGCAGATATTTCCAAACAATGTTCAAGGTTTCACCGTTTTTTCGGGCGTGTTTCAAGTTGGAGCGGATATTCCTTTCATCAATACGGTTGATGTGTTTGCCGACAA
Coding sequences:
- a CDS encoding TerC family protein; translated protein: MYFPLAEYWWLYLGFTAFVLAMLALDLGVFQRKAHEVSFKEATIWSIVWVSLALIFNLLFYYYSAAKFGDEIGSRLSLEFLTGYVVEKSLSVDNIFVFVMVFAYFAIPAKYQHRVLFYGIIGALLFRAIFIAAGSWLMQFQWVIYIFGAFLIITGIKMMLVSEKEIEPEKNLLIRLFKKFIPVTPQLHGPKFFIREEGKLFATPLFIALLFLELTDVIFAVDSVPAIFALTNEPFIVFTSNIFAILGLRAMYFMLAGAVDKFYLLKYGLSVVLIFVGLKMVWLNDAFGGKFPISYSLGFILSVIAASIAVSLLFPKRPKADEA
- a CDS encoding T9SS C-terminal target domain-containing protein encodes the protein MIGGRTDGLHRRRPFESFAVSGNNTCILVIDPETKRSWSSAVNDLPAALKEQLQSTNMQFIQRGKTLYLIGGYGYSNTAGDHITHNKLTAVKVDCLISAAQKGNADPSCFRQISDPVFALTGGQIGRIGETYYLVGGQKFVGRYNPMGPDHGPGFSQQYSNQIRKFRINDDGIELKIENFVAITDEANLHRRDFNMLPQIFPNNVQGFTVFSGVFQVGADIPFINTVDVFADKHIVNNAFAQYLSHYHSAKVAFYDAANQRMENIFFGGISQYEENAGALTRNDDVPFTKVISKVVREKDGKMTETKISELPGFLGAGAEFVLNPQLPMYENEIVKTNEINADRILLGHIVGGINSSKKSIFFSNSGLESVASKTVFEVWLTRPPKQPAKNSRSESNE